The genomic DNA tttttaagctctaaaaataaattgttatttttttaaattttttagtccaAAATTTCCACGTAATTACTCACTCGAAGCTCGCCGCGAATTTCtgtctattaaaaaatttatagtaaattatcTATTTCTGAAATTCAATGCAATGTAATTATGTATGtgcagttaaaaataaatgggaAATTATAGAAATTAATGCTCGTACTATTAATGAAATGAGTAGACAAAGGATTATATTtgcagtaattatttaaaataaaacaaagagAAAGGGATCaagtaaatgtatataataatatttgcaCGTTGCTATACACGTGACAAGccggtaaatattttaaaaaatgtatgtttatatatatttatatatatacaggaCTTTCTCTCTTACTGAATGCCCAGCGGCATCTATTACAGTATGATACGATAAATGTTAATGTGAGCCTTCATTATTACTTAATACTTGTAATgttatatcatatatatataaatatataaatatatgtgtatgtgaGTGTGTAATTttatagcaaaatttttttttctgtacaaaattatttagtacaaatgcaaaaaaaattttgacgtccttaagtgaaattttgaaagctCGAGGAAATAAATATCGTAGCTTCTGAAATTTTGAAGTtacgtaaaaaagttttaaaacaattttgttGAGAATTTAAtgggctacaaaaaaggtattgGGCAACGAatcgataaattcaaaatttgaaaagttataggcgtttttgtaaatgattgaaaattcgttttagtatttttttaaatttcgcgggaCAAAATTATATGACACTTGTGGTCAATAGGgtgggaaaatatttttagatagtAAGTAAAGGAAAGCAATACTTGGGTAATGTTATAAAAtggaaatacttttaattaaaagttattacgAGACGTAAATTTTGGAGtaagcgtaaaaaaaattttattgcaaactGACAGACTTTAATGTatattataatgtatatattttgtttttaatgtaACATATAAGTGTCTAAGCACTCAATGCTtacaagaattatttttttttactttcaaaaactttttacattttcaaGTACttgctaataattaataataaatttcggattaattaatttttcgtcaTGGACATTGGGGCAAAAATTTATGTCTAtactatgtaatttaaaaaaaaaattttgagaacaaaattttgatgaaatttttttttacaatggacttaatattttttttctagagtGGAAAAAGTTATTACACATGTACATgcatagtaatttatttatttaagtgaaagtgacgtaaaaaaaatgtaaaaaatgacTAAAGATTGAACTGGCAAAGATATGACCGGTAGTCGTCATAATAATCGTGGTCGAAGTGTGCCGAGCTGTAAAGGTATCAAAGATGCTTCGATCACACCCAATACAACTGCCAGCGGGACTGGGACAGCAACAACAACCGGCAGTGCAACAACTAGTGACAGAGGTAAACACACAGTTCACTGGTTCAGAAAAGGACTCAGACTACATGACAATCCCTCGCTGAGGGAGGGTCTCAGTGGTGCAAATACCTTCCGATGCGTTTTTGTCATCGATCCTTGGTCAGCTGGAAGTAAAAGTATCGGCATCAACAAGTGGAGGTTCGTTTacgatatattatttttacccgAGTAATTTATTGTAAGAACAATTTATATGTCACCACATATGCTCCTGtcataaaagtttattataaatatatatataatatataagaatttgtttttaattgtctacagATTTCTTCTCCAGTGTCTCGAAGATCTCGATGCGTCACTCAGAAAATTGAACTCGCGGTTATTTGTAATTCGCGGACAGCCGGCAGACGTGTTGCCGAAGATATTCCGCGAATGGGGCACCACTAATCTCACCTTCGAGGAAGACCCGGAACCATTTGGCCGTGCGAGGGACCACAATATCACTACCCTGTGCAAAGAACTTGGGATCTCTGTTCTGCAAATGGTTTCTCATACGCTTTATAAATTAGATGAGTAAGTTTTCATTCATTCCATTTTTTCATAGAGGAGACCGGGGTATGACGGCCCCCCTGAGtcgctaattattttttgacttttgaaCATCTGGTACAAATTATTCTGCTTATCTCGtacaaaatcggtttatccgttcaagaattatgaatatttacatacatacatacgtacgtacgtacgtacacacatacatacactcggacatcatcgtgaaattagtcaggatagcttcctaggacctcgaaacgtcgacatctgatggaaattcgattttcgtaaatcggaccgaaaccaataacttcccgaatttttgaaaatttacaattttcttagcgggaagttaaaaatctggAGCATGACGGCCCTcattcctaaaattttgtgaattttttttcaaataactacACGACCTTCCTCTGAAATATCatgggtaaaaatttttaaaaatttgatttttaccccaaaatttaaatttctcaaattatatttttcagtttaaataaatttattatttaatatttagtctgaataaaataatttttctacttaaatattaagcgaaaaataaaactcaggtttattttatttttttttttatgcttgtAAATTCTCGAGGATCACTAGAGTTACTCCAGAGTATGAAGAGCgcagtaaaataaatgaaaaaaatatttttctagttataaaatatatttaaataaatggtatatgttaaaatatatgtgaccGACAATAGCGCACCTGGCGCATCAAAGAGATTAAGAGATTCCCTGGAGAAATGGGAATGAAGAGGCTCGAATTATAACGAAGTATCAAACCGTGCGTGAGAATGAAACGCAAACTCTACGAGTCTGGCATTTAAACGTGTACTACTCCATCTTCAAAACGTGTGATAGATGTTtacggataaaaaaaaaatcaactttagaaaaaaaaactaacgaTTTAAATGTATAGTATCTAGGTCgcccataaaattttttttgcgaaaTATTTATGCATTGTACTCGAATAGataacaaattatatttaccCATACACTCTTCGCtatcatataaaaatatatatatatattttttataaataactgaTGGAGAATTACATCCCCTttgtatcttttgaatgtcaataaacacataaatagacatgaatttatttttattctgtcagtgtaagctgaaagaaaaaatatttacatttaaaatgaataaaatttccgctaaaatttttttttaaatttaaactgtaaaaaatcggaagtgaatatggattttatttaaactccaAATTTAATCCACGtttattctcaaaatttttcccagttgctctaaataaatattttatatataaaataaaataaatttttaaccgcgaaatttaaaagttttcgaaattagtattttttattgcggTTCGTTTTACCCCATGTATTTTtcgttgacaaaaaaaaatttcaacagcaaaatttaaaagttaccgAAATTAGGATTTTTTATTACGGTCCGCTTTACcccattaattttttgttggaaaaaaaaaattttaacagcgaaattaaaaaattaccgaaattagtattttttattgcggTCCGTTTTACcccattaattttttgttggaaaaaaaaaattttaacagcgaaattcaaaaattaccgaaattagtattttttattgcggTCCGTTTTATCCCATGAAATTTTTGTTcgcaaaagaaaattttcaaccgcaaaatttaaaagttaccgaaattagtattttttattacggcCCGTTTTACCCCATGGGTACTTttgttgatgaaaaaaaattttttttttttactgaacaGAATTTTAGACAGAAATGGGGGAAAGCCGCCATTGACTTATCATCAGTTTCAAAGTATAGTCGCGGAAATGGACCCGCCGATTTTTCCAGTCCCGTCGATAACGGCCGAGAGTCTTGGCGACGCTTACACACCTCTCAGAGATGACCATGACGACTTATACGGAGTTCCGACCCTTGAAGAACTCGGTAAGACTCCAATCTAATTTTActcccaaaaattttctataaggattccagtaaaaatttttttttcatacccaattaattagtcaattgtaaaaattaaatcggtGGCTCTTGCTGATgtagtttgaaaaattgacaatcatattaatgaataattaagaCTGTATTagaaaaaagtataatgaGGGATCGATCAATGTAACGATCTAGTGGCAAAGAGACCGAATACAGCTGTCTAATTTTCCGCAGGATTCGATACAGAAGGTCTTCAGTCATCGGTCTGGGTCGGCGGTGAAAGTGAAGCATTAGCACGTCTAGAACGTCATCTAGGTCGTAAAGCATGGGTCGCTAGCTTTGGAAGACCCAAAATGACACCGCAGTCTCTATTACCCAATCAAACAAGTTTATCACCTTATTTACGATTTGGTTGTCTCAGCACCAGACTTTTTTACTACCAGCTTAGAGATTTATATCGaaaggttttattttattcatttattttatcctcATCAAtacgtaattaataaatcgcgttactaattccaaaagCCATTATACTTTTATTCGCCAATTTGGTTTTTGGGAACTTCCAttagccaaaagggcgtagaAAAATGTAAGTCCTCAtacatcatatatataattaatatatttatttagataaaaaaggCGTCGCCACCGCTGTCATTACACGGGCAATTGCTGtggcgggaatttttttactgcgcGGCAactaaaaatccaaattttgatCGGATGCAAGGCAACCCGATTTGTTTGCAAATTCCCtgggataaaaataatgaagctTTGGCCAAATGGGCAAAtgtaagttattttaatatttaaataaataaatttggtaaactttttttctctttttgaGATTTTGGAAATCGATGCTCGGGAATTTGggatttgattttttcggTGTTATTGTTTGAggttgatataaaaattagaGGGCTTATGTAATTGTATAGTTTCAATGACGAGTGTGTTGCGAAGACATAAAAGCtgaaaaatatcgatatttaatcaaattatcaaaataaaaaaaaataaaaaattcgtaagTTTTGTGTACTTGACTTTCAATTACGATTGTGTCTAAACAATTGGATTTAGGGAGAAAGTCAcctgatacttttttgtagagaatttaatttcctataaaattgtattgATGTATATTTATCGTATTGTCAACAGTTTAGTCAGAATTTAAGTTTCAAAACTAGAACACTAATGGGAGtagagtttttaatttatctatgaactgaatacttaaaaatttaagttacaAGTTATCTATCAAAGATACGGTAAAATTGTAtaggaataaatttatagagaattaaatttgctaaaaaaagttattctttaaatttttctatagaCTCAATATTTAGTaagttattgaattttaatcataaaaaaatgaagttcaaaaaaacaaataaatttaattgttttctgtaaataaaaaacacgtaattggtagaataaaaattgagctattaatattttatataacaatgtaatttgttatatttaaacaTTATCAGGGTCAAACAGGATTTCCGTGGATAGACGCAATAATGACGCAATTGCGTGAGGAGGGTTGGATTCATCATCTTGCTCGTCATGCAGTCGCTTGTTTTTTGACAAGGGGCGATCTCTGGATCTCCTGGGAAGAAGGGAtgaaggtaaaaaaataaacacacTGTTAAAATGTGTCCCGCTCGTACGTGAGTCCAATACCAACTCC from Microplitis mediator isolate UGA2020A chromosome 7, iyMicMedi2.1, whole genome shotgun sequence includes the following:
- the LOC130670833 gene encoding cryptochrome-1-like isoform X2, encoding MTGSRHNNRGRSVPSCKGIKDASITPNTTASGTGTATTTGSATTSDRGKHTVHWFRKGLRLHDNPSLREGLSGANTFRCVFVIDPWSAGSKSIGINKWRFLLQCLEDLDASLRKLNSRLFVIRGQPADVLPKIFREWGTTNLTFEEDPEPFGRARDHNITTLCKELGISVLQMVSHTLYKLDEILDRNGGKPPLTYHQFQSIVAEMDPPIFPVPSITAESLGDAYTPLRDDHDDLYGVPTLEELGFDTEGLQSSVWVGGESEALARLERHLGRKAWVASFGRPKMTPQSLLPNQTSLSPYLRFGCLSTRLFYYQLRDLYRKIKKASPPLSLHGQLLWREFFYCAATKNPNFDRMQGNPICLQIPWDKNNEALAKWANGQTGFPWIDAIMTQLREEGWIHHLARHAVACFLTRGDLWISWEEGMKIFDQLLLDADWSVNAGMWMWLSCSSFFQQFFHCYCPVRFGRKADPNGDYIRRYLPVLKNYPTRYIHEPWVAPLCVQRSAKCIIGRDYPLPMVNHSKSSRINIERMKQVYQQLSKYRDNGLMRIIGHTSKTNEEQEVTKRKSSSPHPSAIADEQKMITNSFEANISTHN
- the LOC130670833 gene encoding cryptochrome-1-like isoform X3, which encodes MTGSRHNNRGRSVPSCKGIKDASITPNTTASGTGTATTTGSATTSDRGKHTVHWFRKGLRLHDNPSLREGLSGANTFRCVFVIDPWSAGSKSIGINKWRFLLQCLEDLDASLRKLNSRLFVIRGQPADVLPKIFREWGTTNLTFEEDPEPFGRARDHNITTLCKELGISVLQMVSHTLYKLDEILDRNGGKPPLTYHQFQSIVAEMDPPIFPVPSITAESLGDAYTPLRDDHDDLYGVPTLEELGFDTEGLQSSVWVGGESEALARLERHLGRKAWVASFGRPKMTPQSLLPNQTSLSPYLRFGCLSTRLFYYQLRDLYRKIKKASPPLSLHGQLLWREFFYCAATKNPNFDRMQGNPICLQIPWDKNNEALAKWANGQTGFPWIDAIMTQLREEGWIHHLARHAVACFLTRGDLWISWEEGMKIFDQLLLDADWSVNAGMWMWLSCSSFFQQFFHCYCPVRFGRKADPNGDYIRRYLPVLKNYPTRYIHEPWVAPLCVQRSAKCIIGRDYPLPMVNHSKSSRINIERMKQVYQQLSKYRDNGVIANGETIAY
- the LOC130670833 gene encoding cryptochrome-1-like isoform X4, whose protein sequence is MTGSRHNNRGRSVPSCKGIKDASITPNTTASGTGTATTTGSATTSDRGKHTVHWFRKGLRLHDNPSLREGLSGANTFRCVFVIDPWSAGSKSIGINKWRFLLQCLEDLDASLRKLNSRLFVIRGQPADVLPKIFREWGTTNLTFEEDPEPFGRARDHNITTLCKELGISVLQMVSHTLYKLDEILDRNGGKPPLTYHQFQSIVAEMDPPIFPVPSITAESLGDAYTPLRDDHDDLYGVPTLEELGFDTEGLQSSVWVGGESEALARLERHLGRKAWVASFGRPKMTPQSLLPNQTSLSPYLRFGCLSTRLFYYQLRDLYRKIKKASPPLSLHGQLLWREFFYCAATKNPNFDRMQGNPICLQIPWDKNNEALAKWANGQTGFPWIDAIMTQLREEGWIHHLARHAVACFLTRGDLWISWEEGMKIFDQLLLDADWSVNAGMWMWLSCSSFFQQFFHCYCPVRFGRKADPNGDYIRRYLPVLKNYPTRYIHEPWVAPLCVQRSAKCIIGRDYPLPMVNHSKSSRINIERMKQVYQQLSKYRDNGK
- the LOC130670833 gene encoding cryptochrome-1-like isoform X1, which gives rise to MTGSRHNNRGRSVPSCKGIKDASITPNTTASGTGTATTTGSATTSDRGKHTVHWFRKGLRLHDNPSLREGLSGANTFRCVFVIDPWSAGSKSIGINKWRFLLQCLEDLDASLRKLNSRLFVIRGQPADVLPKIFREWGTTNLTFEEDPEPFGRARDHNITTLCKELGISVLQMVSHTLYKLDEILDRNGGKPPLTYHQFQSIVAEMDPPIFPVPSITAESLGDAYTPLRDDHDDLYGVPTLEELGFDTEGLQSSVWVGGESEALARLERHLGRKAWVASFGRPKMTPQSLLPNQTSLSPYLRFGCLSTRLFYYQLRDLYRKIKKASPPLSLHGQLLWREFFYCAATKNPNFDRMQGNPICLQIPWDKNNEALAKWANGQTGFPWIDAIMTQLREEGWIHHLARHAVACFLTRGDLWISWEEGMKIFDQLLLDADWSVNAGMWMWLSCSSFFQQFFHCYCPVRFGRKADPNGDYIRRYLPVLKNYPTRYIHEPWVAPLCVQRSAKCIIGRDYPLPMVNHSKSSRINIERMKQVYQQLSKYRDNGVIANGETIGLMRIIGHTSKTNEEQEVTKRKSSSPHPSAIADEQKMITNSFEANISTHN